Within Candidatus Omnitrophota bacterium, the genomic segment CGCGGATTTTTTTCTGTTTGCCTGGATATAATCGCTATCCTTATGCATCAATCTGGCCATCTCGCCCGGATGCGGAGTGATTACTATGTTCTTCCTCGCGCGTTTTAGAATATGAGTATCGCCGGCAATGTTATTCAATCCGTCGGCATCAAGCACTATGGGCTTCTCCAAGGCAACTATAAGTTTTTTAACAAGTTCTTTCGTCTCAGGACGCTCGGATAAGCCCGGCCCGATAGCTACGACATCGACCCGTTCTGAATATTTCATGATATCGCTGAATGCTGAGATAGGGAAATACCCCCTACCCCCGTCTTCTGCCGGCAGAGTCATGACCTCTGTAAATTTAGAGGCAAGGATCGCGTTCAGGCTTCTGGGAACGGCGCATGTTACAAGGCCGCTGCCCGCAACCAATGCTGCTTCGCTCGCAAGATAAGCTGCGCCTGTAAGACCTATGGATCCGGCTACTACCAGCACATGCCCATAATCGCCCTTATGCGTATCGGATTTTCGTTTTTTGAAGATACCTTTTATTTTTTTATTACCCGTCATATGCTTTACTTTCAGCTTATAAGCTTCAGCATTTTCTCTACCGCATTTTCTATTCCGGAAAATACCGCTCTTGATATTATGGAATGACCGATATTCAATTCGTAGATACCGCTTATGGCGGCTACCTTTGAAACATTTTCGTAATTTAGACCGTGGCCGGCATTTACTACGAATCCCAGGCTTAGCGCAAATTCGGCAGAGCTGGCTATGATGCGCAGTTCTTTTTCTTTCGCTTTAGCGCCTACGGCATTCGCATACCTGCCGGTATGGATTTCGATTATTTTAGCGCCGGTCCTGGCAGCTGCTTCTATTTGCCTCTTATCAGGGTCAATAAAAAGGCTTACGTTGACACCTTTTGGCTGAAGATATTTTACAACATCCGAAACTCTGCGCATATGCGTGACAATATCAAGCCCGCCTTCGGTAGTTATCTCCTGCCTTTTCTCAGGAACAAGTGTCGCTTGAT encodes:
- a CDS encoding pyridoxine 5'-phosphate synthase, which codes for MAKLGVNIDHVATLRQARRGIEPDPVEAALIAEKTGCHSIVAHLREDRRHINDLDIKRLKKEIKTLLNLEMSVSDEIVRIAGDIRPNQATLVPEKRQEITTEGGLDIVTHMRRVSDVVKYLQPKGVNVSLFIDPDKRQIEAAARTGAKIIEIHTGRYANAVGAKAKEKELRIIASSAEFALSLGFVVNAGHGLNYENVSKVAAISGIYELNIGHSIISRAVFSGIENAVEKMLKLIS
- a CDS encoding NAD(P)H-hydrate dehydratase, producing the protein MTGNKKIKGIFKKRKSDTHKGDYGHVLVVAGSIGLTGAAYLASEAALVAGSGLVTCAVPRSLNAILASKFTEVMTLPAEDGGRGYFPISAFSDIMKYSERVDVVAIGPGLSERPETKELVKKLIVALEKPIVLDADGLNNIAGDTHILKRARKNIVITPHPGEMARLMHKDSDYIQANRKKSAEIAAKKYNAVVVLKGASTVIASPAGEIYTNSTGNAGMASAGAGDVLTGIIASLLGQGYKAFDAAKYGAYLHGLAGDIAAKEKGQASLRARDILDNISKAIKLS